A genomic stretch from Setaria italica strain Yugu1 chromosome VII, Setaria_italica_v2.0, whole genome shotgun sequence includes:
- the LOC101766018 gene encoding uncharacterized protein LOC101766018 gives MSGISLAVAPRSDPEHGSERQPTTMMGGVMGSLRVIELQLVAFIMVFSASGLVPLIDLAFPVATTLYLLAISRLAFPPLHSKLDAAGGSPAASQEIFRGSNLFQVYVVVGTTVGLFLPLAHVLGGFARGDDGAVRTATPHLFLLSCQILTENVVGSLGAFSPPVRALVPLLYTVRRVFVILDWAYDVWANRALTRASTAQEAAWLWFGRYLAAANLLYFSANLFVFLIPKFLPRAFEKYFRMRDEVCAKTAEDKRARGHMEAPEQRGDVAKPVESKKAD, from the exons ATGTCGGGGATCTcgctggcggtggcgccgcgGTCGGACCCGGAGCACGGGTCGGAGCGGCAGCCGACGACGATGATGGGCGGCGTGATGGGTTCGCTCCGCGTCATCGAGCTCCAGCTCGTGGCCTTCATCATGGTGTTCTCGGCGTCGGGCCTCGTCCCGCTCATCGACCTCGCCTTCCCCGTCGCCACCACGCTCTACCTCCTCGCCATCTCCCGCCTCGCCTTCCCGCCGCTCCACTCCAagctcgacgccgccggcggctcgcccgccgcctcccaaGAAATCTTCCGCGGCAGCAA CTTGTTCCAGGTGTACGTGGTGGTGGGCACGACGGTGGGCCTGTTTCTGCCGCTGGCGCACGTGCTGGGCGGGTTcgcgcgcggcgacgacggcgcggtGCGGACGGCGACGCCGCACCTGTTCCTGCTCTCGTGCCAGATCCTGACGGAGAACGTGGTGGGGTCGCTGGGCGCCTTCTCGCCGCCGGTGCGGGCGCTGGTGCCGCTGCTCTACACGGTGCGCCGGGTCTTCGTCATCCTCGACTGGGCCTACGACGTGTGGGCCAACAGGGCGCTCACCAGGGCGTCCACCGCGCAGGAGGCCGCCTGGCTCTGGTTCGGCCgctacctcgccgccgccaacctGCTCTACTTCTCCGCCAacctcttcgtcttcctcatccCCAAGTTTTTGCCCCGCGCGTTCGAGAAGTACTTCCGGATGCGCGACGAGGTGTGTGCTAAGACGGCCGAGGACAAGCGCGCCCGCGGCCACATGGAGGCGCCGGAGCAGCGCGGCGATGTCGCCAAGCCGGTGGAATCCAAGAAGGCGGACTGA